From one Paenibacillus terrae HPL-003 genomic stretch:
- a CDS encoding WXG100 family type VII secretion target → MTTIKVTPEQLMTVSKQFELAQQTATQMNSNLVQQISSMGQLWEGLTKEHFYYSFQTSQKNMNDFVTLTDSIARELRHHADKFRLADLMEAGNIDASCLPPPPNSCVVPAPDTRNAFQKSVDSLTELGQDFVDANSVRYEKKFDSVWSFLDYMSYGIPKGMYQGYMERAAKQNDSWNDMLNFGTFGVTGMIQGAFNPSNAWSKEHWANMIGTAGLFGGVSSVIKPKLGIGNTIKFNGEVRPFPKGHDLDLKSWEEMPVSGQRKVTPTGHRIMNVSEMKSFKKEMDALDIKVLIDKKDKILPESAAAGFNPATGEIVLRKEATNLSAIHESYHAEDSEDN, encoded by the coding sequence ATGACAACAATTAAAGTGACACCAGAGCAGCTTATGACTGTCTCCAAGCAGTTTGAGTTAGCACAGCAAACGGCAACTCAAATGAATAGTAATTTAGTACAACAAATTTCATCTATGGGGCAATTGTGGGAAGGACTGACTAAAGAGCACTTTTACTATTCCTTCCAAACCTCTCAGAAGAATATGAATGACTTTGTTACCTTGACGGATTCTATTGCTAGGGAGTTACGTCACCATGCAGATAAATTCAGATTAGCAGATCTGATGGAGGCAGGTAATATTGACGCAAGTTGTTTACCACCTCCACCGAATTCATGTGTTGTTCCTGCTCCAGATACACGGAATGCATTCCAGAAATCAGTAGATAGCTTAACTGAACTAGGTCAGGATTTTGTAGATGCTAACTCAGTACGCTATGAGAAAAAGTTTGATTCGGTTTGGAGCTTCCTAGATTATATGTCGTATGGTATTCCAAAAGGAATGTATCAAGGATACATGGAACGGGCAGCTAAACAAAACGATTCTTGGAATGACATGCTCAATTTCGGTACATTTGGAGTAACGGGCATGATTCAGGGAGCATTTAACCCTAGCAACGCTTGGTCCAAGGAACACTGGGCTAATATGATCGGTACAGCCGGATTATTTGGAGGAGTCAGTTCAGTAATCAAACCCAAACTTGGGATTGGTAATACAATAAAGTTTAATGGTGAGGTAAGACCATTTCCCAAAGGCCATGACCTAGATTTGAAATCGTGGGAAGAGATGCCTGTAAGTGGTCAGAGAAAGGTAACGCCAACTGGACACAGAATTATGAATGTGAGTGAAATGAAGTCATTTAAAAAAGAAATGGATGCACTAGATATAAAGGTTTTGATTGATAAGAAAGATAAAATTTTGCCTGAAAGTGCTGCGGCTGGTTTTAATCCAGCTACAGGAGAAATAGTTTTGAGAAAAGAAGCGACAAATTTGAGTGCAATTCATGAGTCCTATCATGCCGAAGATTCAGAAGACAACTAA
- a CDS encoding helix-turn-helix domain-containing protein: protein MKHTPTISAEFEDYLKQNNMTLGQFAEYSGVHQRTLSNWITQHRPVSVQQLDRITLAMGLPEGYFYDLYIENYIIERSPNMRRIEPLLYRCAELDKLDAIRRMVGAIMDKLLYSPRLFDIAEGLFAQGQHAAALLLYESVAEGEKYQHSERLAVCQYRIFTIQIGDDQKRNLRAATRFESFVERLDEIVQLDALKDLGNVCRSLREWDMLDEIARSLENKAKIQYFKERPQKSTRLEQQKKPSRPLFAYLAFSQLLHASVCEAYGDYETALRYTYAYADLSWVKEIDGETQDWKKRFQEWAQANIYAYKLLSGEVTVLPDYLSYASSHKNEVLPALINIIEAANRYNINVDDILEQFELDIQSFLEQQKSVGVYTRQFVSERFTHFLKELADYYFRKTAYRNGFKYLINSLEISSAINNKSCIIKCVKLFERYRKEASSETTISYQILIDGVNEDEKKITNNRSGH from the coding sequence ATGAAGCATACACCTACGATTTCGGCAGAGTTTGAAGATTATCTAAAACAAAATAACATGACGTTGGGTCAATTTGCGGAATATTCGGGGGTTCATCAAAGAACGCTTAGTAATTGGATTACTCAGCATCGGCCTGTTTCTGTACAGCAGCTTGACCGAATCACTTTGGCTATGGGGTTACCAGAAGGCTACTTCTACGATTTATACATAGAAAATTACATTATAGAACGTTCCCCAAATATGCGCCGAATTGAGCCGTTGTTATATCGTTGTGCGGAGCTGGACAAGTTGGATGCGATCCGAAGAATGGTTGGAGCAATCATGGACAAGTTATTGTACTCTCCCAGACTATTTGATATTGCAGAAGGATTATTTGCACAGGGGCAACATGCTGCCGCACTGCTGCTCTATGAGAGTGTAGCAGAAGGGGAGAAGTACCAGCACTCCGAGCGTTTGGCAGTCTGTCAGTATCGTATATTCACGATCCAAATTGGAGATGATCAAAAACGCAATCTCAGGGCAGCTACACGTTTTGAATCTTTTGTCGAACGATTGGATGAAATAGTTCAGCTTGATGCTCTGAAAGATTTAGGGAATGTGTGTCGTTCTTTGCGTGAATGGGATATGCTTGATGAAATAGCTCGAAGCTTAGAGAATAAGGCCAAAATTCAATACTTTAAAGAACGACCTCAGAAGAGTACAAGGCTGGAGCAACAGAAGAAGCCAAGCCGACCGCTATTTGCATATCTGGCCTTTTCTCAATTGCTACATGCAAGTGTATGTGAAGCATATGGTGACTATGAAACAGCATTAAGATACACCTATGCTTATGCCGATTTAAGTTGGGTAAAGGAAATAGATGGAGAAACACAAGATTGGAAAAAACGATTTCAGGAGTGGGCGCAAGCCAACATTTATGCGTATAAATTATTGTCTGGAGAAGTAACTGTCCTCCCCGATTATTTATCTTACGCTAGTTCGCATAAAAATGAGGTTCTACCTGCATTGATAAACATAATTGAGGCAGCCAACCGATATAATATTAATGTAGATGATATACTTGAGCAGTTTGAATTAGATATCCAGTCTTTTTTGGAGCAACAAAAAAGCGTAGGCGTGTACACTCGACAATTTGTTTCGGAGCGATTCACCCACTTTTTAAAAGAATTAGCCGATTACTACTTTCGTAAAACAGCGTATCGTAATGGTTTTAAGTATTTAATCAACAGTTTGGAGATATCCTCTGCAATTAATAATAAGTCATGTATAATCAAGTGTGTCAAACTATTTGAACGTTATAGAAAAGAGGCATCTTCCGAAACAACAATTTCCTACCAAATTTTGATTGATGGGGTGAACGAAGATGAGAAGAAAATTACCAATAATCGTTCTGGTCACTAG
- a CDS encoding tyrosine-type recombinase/integrase, producing the protein MDNQCVVEVIDMEELSMEKCCVEVQSFLNEQEALGKSENTVRTYMRIMNAFVNWIEPNGGELNNLTRYDVQAYIKHLEQDGKSASTVDKVFACLSVYARFISRPDIVDRIKRTRPQRQTQTAPKSLNDLERKRILREVEKDGVLRDIAIMYVLMQCGLRGSELCSLNRSDVTMSERGGKLIVRKSKGGESRSLPLAVDVRYHISKYLDSRTDENEALFISNERKRISVRTVQHMLNKYGTHPHALRHTFVRTLVKSGNDIAAVAEMAGHKDVNVTRRYSKPNEQEMITAIERAFS; encoded by the coding sequence ATGGATAATCAATGTGTCGTAGAAGTAATAGATATGGAGGAGCTAAGCATGGAAAAATGTTGCGTAGAAGTACAGTCATTCCTAAATGAACAAGAAGCGCTTGGTAAGAGTGAAAATACTGTCCGTACATATATGAGAATAATGAATGCTTTTGTGAACTGGATTGAACCCAATGGAGGAGAATTGAATAACTTAACGAGATATGATGTGCAAGCCTACATAAAACATTTGGAACAGGATGGAAAGAGCGCATCAACAGTAGATAAAGTGTTTGCCTGTTTGAGTGTGTATGCCCGTTTCATCTCTCGACCGGATATAGTTGATCGGATTAAACGTACTCGACCTCAAAGACAAACACAAACAGCCCCAAAGTCACTAAACGACTTAGAACGGAAACGTATACTTCGTGAAGTTGAAAAGGATGGGGTTCTAAGAGATATTGCTATCATGTATGTTTTAATGCAATGTGGTTTACGTGGATCTGAACTATGCTCACTCAATCGTAGTGATGTAACTATGTCAGAACGTGGAGGAAAATTGATTGTACGCAAAAGTAAAGGTGGCGAGTCACGTTCTTTACCACTGGCTGTTGACGTGCGTTACCATATCAGTAAATACCTTGACTCAAGGACGGATGAAAACGAAGCCTTGTTTATCAGTAATGAACGTAAACGTATCTCAGTTCGAACAGTACAGCATATGCTAAATAAGTATGGAACACATCCCCATGCCCTCAGACATACATTTGTGCGTACCCTTGTTAAATCAGGGAATGATATTGCAGCCGTGGCTGAAATGGCGGGACATAAAGATGTAAATGTAACACGTCGTTACTCTAAACCAAATGAACAAGAAATGATTACAGCAATTGAAAGAGCATTCTCATAA
- a CDS encoding restriction endonuclease — MSIFVIVCVVVVLIALVLLRLFKKPRVQEPYKVTQDIDPYNIGINEIDRMEDGKDFEMYLFRLFQCLGYGDAYKTQDSRDFGTDVVFTDREGYRNVIQAKRYAISNPVGLSAVQEVYSSMRFYRAKKSIVITSSKYTTSCEQLASFNGVKLLDRNDLIEMIELFKSQQHSKVKDIIEAEPYMSLDSWDDYRNNDKIVKKDRKAEKLVALGK, encoded by the coding sequence TTGTCTATATTTGTGATAGTGTGTGTCGTTGTTGTATTGATTGCTTTGGTGCTGCTACGCTTATTTAAGAAGCCTAGAGTTCAGGAACCATATAAGGTAACGCAGGATATTGACCCTTACAACATTGGCATTAACGAGATAGACCGTATGGAGGATGGCAAGGACTTTGAAATGTATCTGTTCAGGCTGTTCCAGTGTTTAGGTTATGGTGATGCGTATAAAACACAAGACAGTAGAGATTTTGGAACAGATGTGGTATTTACGGATAGAGAGGGCTACCGCAATGTCATTCAGGCTAAACGGTATGCAATAAGCAATCCTGTTGGTTTGAGCGCAGTTCAGGAAGTGTATAGTTCTATGCGATTTTACAGAGCTAAGAAATCTATTGTTATTACTTCGAGCAAATACACAACCTCGTGTGAACAGTTAGCCAGTTTTAATGGAGTGAAGTTGTTGGATCGCAACGATTTAATTGAAATGATTGAGCTATTCAAGTCACAGCAGCATAGCAAGGTAAAAGATATCATTGAAGCAGAGCCTTACATGAGTTTGGATTCATGGGATGATTATAGGAATAATGATAAGATTGTGAAGAAGGATCGTAAGGCTGAAAAGCTTGTTGCTTTAGGTAAGTAG
- a CDS encoding helix-turn-helix domain-containing protein encodes MISDVLSRYRYIKIKLKEVLKEQGITQKKLEDISGVPQSKISNLCNNKFQELNINNLEKIANALNIKDVSVLMQFEETEE; translated from the coding sequence GTGATATCAGATGTATTATCACGATATCGGTATATTAAAATTAAGTTAAAGGAAGTTCTGAAAGAGCAAGGAATTACGCAAAAGAAACTTGAAGATATTTCAGGAGTTCCACAATCAAAGATATCTAATTTGTGCAACAACAAATTTCAGGAACTAAATATTAATAACCTTGAAAAAATAGCTAACGCCTTAAACATTAAAGATGTATCTGTTTTGATGCAGTTCGAGGAAACAGAAGAATAA